The genomic DNA CCCGCGGAGACCAAGGCTTCGTGCACGTCGTTCAAACGATTATTTCCAGCTAAGCTCCATCCACCTTTGAAGTAATGGATTCCCGCACCTATATAAATGGCAGCATCTTCCGAAACAGAAAGTTTGAAACCTACATTCACCGGAATTTGGATAGCGTTGTAGTCCCAGACCATGTGATAAAAAGATTGGCCCGCAAATTTTGCTTCTGTATCTCCGCCCGTAATCTTTCGAGTGTAGTGTGCGTTTACTCTCCAGAAGAAGGTTTTTCCAAAATCTTGCTCATATCCAAAAGATAGAGTGAGACCGGTCATGCCACCGTTAGTCTTAGCGCTTATCAGTCCGTTGGAAGAATGTTGTAATGTGAGCAATCGGTTTTCAGGAATGACCGCTAGACGCGGAAGAACTCCGTTCTGAGTTCCAGTGCTATCCGTAGTTGCATAACTATTGGAAGAATCCAAGCCATCCGTAGAGATTGTGCTTCCGAGTGCTCCTAGATCGAACTGTAATCCGGCGCCTCCCATTACATATGACTTTGCTTCTAAATAGATCCCAGGTAATAGGAGAAGAGATATTGCGATCATTCTTTTGGCGGCTTGTTTCATGATATGTCTCCATTAATAAATCTTAAACAAATTTCATTGGAAGAGAGTATGCAGAATGTCCGCGACTTTTTTTTGGGTGGGAGAGATTTATATTTGTCATTTAAAAATAAAAAAGGCCCTCCTTAACGGAGAGCCTTTGCACAAACCAAACAAAAATCTAAGAATTAGATTTCGTGTTTGTATCCGAATCTGTACTGGTTTCCACCAAGAACTTGAGGATAAGCAACAGAAGGTGCTAAACCTTGCGCTCCACCTGCTGATCTTGGGTGACCGATACCATATTTGAAGGAGAATAGAGTTTCAACTTCCATATATAGGGAACCTTTGTCGGAAATTTTAGTTTGAGCTCCGAGTAGCCAGTTTGGAGCAACTCCGGAAACTTGGAAGGTAGTTTTTTCCCAGTTCGCAGAAGGATCAGTTCCGTCAGCAATTAAGCCAGCTAAAGTAGAAGACTCTGCTTGTGCTTGGGTTTGTCCACTAGCGACTAGAGCATTGACTACCGCACTATGAACATCATTTAAACGGTTGTTTCCTGCTAAACTCCATCCACCATTGAAGTAGTGAACCCCTGCTCCGATATAGAAGGAAGTATCTTCAGTAACGGACATTTTGATACCTACGTTTACTGGAACTTGAAGTGCATGGTAGTCCCAAGTGATGTCATAGAACCCTTGACCTAAGAATTTAGCGGAAGTATCTCCACCCATAACTTTACGAGTGTAGTGTGCGTTAACTCTCCAGAAGAAAGCTTTTCCGAAATCTTGCTCATATCCTAAGGAAACAGTAAGACCAGTCATTGCACCGCTAGTTTTAGCGCTGATCAATCCGTTTGTAGTGTGCTGTAAGCTTAGCAAACGGTTTTCAGGAATGATTGCACGACGAGGAAGAACCCCGTTTTGAGTTCCGGTTGAATCAGTAGTTTTATAACTTCCAGATGCATCCAAACCGTCAGTCGCAATTGTATCGCCCAATGATCCAAGGTCAAATTGAAGACCGAGGCCTCCAGTGATGTAAGACTTTGCGCTTAAGCCGAATGAAGAACAAAGTACGGCGAAAACTAGCAAAGCTTTCGTGATGTTACGAACCATTTAAATAGCTCCTTAAACTTTTCGTATAGTAGAGTGGTTTTTCACTTGGACCATTTATGTCTATAGCTGGGCCCAAGCATTGGACAGGACAATATCGATGCGGACTTGGGTGTCAAACAGATATTCCCGATAAAATAAAAAAGTCCGTTATATAGGATTTTATTTTGAACATTTGTTGTAAAAAACTTCCTCTTCTATGCGAAGCTTAACATCCGTTCGTTAATTTTGATTTTTAAAACTTTGAGAAAAATTAGTGAATTCTATCTCACGAATTCTAGTGAGAAGTTTTGGAAAAACTCCTTGCAAGACTAGAATTTAGGATTCCAATGGAGATGAACCGTTGGGGGTGGGACCAAAAGTCTCTGAGAGAGTCCCCGGAACCTGATCAGGATAATGCCTGCGAAGGGAAACGGAAAAAAACAAACGTACGAGATCTAGGTCCGCGAAAGATTATAAATTTTGCATGGACTTCTTGCTGCGTTCCTTTTTCTTTTCCTCATCTTCAGATTCCGGAAT from Leptospira hartskeerlii includes the following:
- a CDS encoding porin OmpL1, whose amino-acid sequence is MKQAAKRMIAISLLLLPGIYLEAKSYVMGGAGLQFDLGALGSTISTDGLDSSNSYATTDSTGTQNGVLPRLAVIPENRLLTLQHSSNGLISAKTNGGMTGLTLSFGYEQDFGKTFFWRVNAHYTRKITGGDTEAKFAGQSFYHMVWDYNAIQIPVNVGFKLSVSEDAAIYIGAGIHYFKGGWSLAGNNRLNDVHEALVSAGITDTTVLGLVSDGTDPSAVWENTKFNVSGVAPNWLIGAQARISDKGHLYMEMETLFSFKYGIAHPSSLGGIQGLAPSVAYPQVLGGTQYRFGYKHEI
- a CDS encoding porin OmpL1, yielding MVRNITKALLVFAVLCSSFGLSAKSYITGGLGLQFDLGSLGDTIATDGLDASGSYKTTDSTGTQNGVLPRRAIIPENRLLSLQHTTNGLISAKTSGAMTGLTVSLGYEQDFGKAFFWRVNAHYTRKVMGGDTSAKFLGQGFYDITWDYHALQVPVNVGIKMSVTEDTSFYIGAGVHYFNGGWSLAGNNRLNDVHSAVVNALVASGQTQAQAESSTLAGLIADGTDPSANWEKTTFQVSGVAPNWLLGAQTKISDKGSLYMEVETLFSFKYGIGHPRSAGGAQGLAPSVAYPQVLGGNQYRFGYKHEI